In the genome of Populus trichocarpa isolate Nisqually-1 chromosome 10, P.trichocarpa_v4.1, whole genome shotgun sequence, the window AGGCATTGGAGGCCGTGAAAGAGGGTGGGAGCTCCTTGAATGACTTGAACGGGCTCATCGAGGAATTGTgcaaattaaaaatccaataaaGAGGGGTGGTGGAATTATTGCATTGACTATTCCATGTAAGCTTTCTTCAAGTTCGAAGGCCACGTCTGGGATCCACAAGATTAGCATTTGGCTTTTGGGGTTGTCAAGGTAcgattgagaaataaaaaaacgttttatattaatgaaatttttagatattcactctcgataaaaaaaaaatttcgtaaGAGCATTTTTTTCTCGTTAATctaagataaaattaagaacatgTTTCGGAGcggtttcttaaaaaattaaaataaatttaatattgcttgaatgttttgatttgttttgaagtgttgatattaaaaataatttttaaaaaataaaaaaatattattaacatgtattttgatctaaaaacttatttaaaaaacaattactattatatttctaaacataaATTATGATAGTGTGAAAAATTATTAAGTCATagaaaaatacaagtttttttttttaatttcctggAAGGCAGCTGATAGAGTGTCGTTATAGCTAAATCGTCGTGATAACAAAAGGTTTCCCAACCACATAAAAAATAGCAAGTAGATGGAAGGTCAATGGAAAACAAATGAGAGCGAGAAAACGAACGATATAATAAAATCACAGGAAAGTCGGAGCCCGCCCCCCCGCGGCGATGAAAGGGCAACTTTTCTTAGGCCTTCAATTTGATACGCTTGACTAAATAAAGATGGTGAGTTTGATTGATTTTAGTATTTGACTGAGCTTAAGATATTGGATTatcactatgtttttttttttttttttccttcaatgaATTCTGGTGTTAGTTGTCGCTAGCCTAACCTATCCCTAATTAATGAACACCAAGACGGCAAGACCAACCTCGCCTCCATCCATTCTTGCTtccttatttgtttgtttttccccAGAAATCATGATAAATGATGTTTTGGGTTATTTGCCTGATCAACCTCGTCTGAGTGCCTAATGCCCACCGTGACTTGTGCTGGATTTCTGGGTTACTTGCCATCTCAGTTGCTACCAGTGCCATTCACCCAGTAATTTCTCATATTTAGCCTCCTCTAGTCCTTGTCTTTTGGTAATCGGCCTCCACTCATCATGATTTTGACttcatttaatttactttctctAACTGAATAATAACATCTTACTTGCTTTTTTGTAACAAAAAACGAAGAAGTGATATAACCAATGACCTGAAGTCACTGTCGCAATCATATATAGGGCATGTGGCTCCGAGTGTGTTTTCATGGCATTCTCAGaacaaatcaaatttcaattagGCAACGGAGCAATGACTTTGAGCAGTCACCCATAATTAGGTCACTGACTATTGACTGGAAACATTCAAACACTCTATACTTACTCATAAGCAATAACTTTTCACTTTGATTTATTCAGACATGAGAAGGAGATCCCCAAAGTTGCTTGGCTACCAGATGCACACAGCCTCCATTTACCATACAAAGAAAGacaaaatgacaaataaatgcTGCACAAATCATGTTATAAAATGCTAGAAAGGCCTAAAATAAGACGCCCTAGACTCCAAATAAATCACGCCGGGAGTCATTAGCAATCTTAGACGCTACTCAACTCAAGCTGATACAAGTTGCATAACATTCATGGGAGTGCATATTGATGACTCGTTAAAACAACGACCTGCAAAGATTGAATTAGTAATCTGAGATGGGTGAGCTGAATCAAAATAGATGTATCTGTCCCGCACCGCGCATGGATCGTGTTTTCCATCCCAGCAAGCATTCTGGGTATCTGTTATTCCTGTGATTGAAGAGCAAAAATGCGTTTGAGGGACAGGAATGATAATCACAGATGAAGATGCAAGACGGGCTTCTCCCAAGCAAAATAAAATGGGTCGCCGTCTATCCAATAACCGGTATGATATGATTTAATCGGTTTTAATTAGACCTTGAAAAACCAGTTGTAGAGGTCTAAATAGACCAACAGATACCTCGTTAatctgaaaagaaaatgcaagaaaattaacaattaccatatttttccttattttcctTCAGTTCGTGTAAGAACTTGAAAGTGTCCGTGTGTACGAAGAAAGAGCCATAGAGTTGAGATTGCAACTTTGATAGCTTCATGAAGAGCTCCTTGTTGTAGGATAGCAGGGCTTGGTTGAATGATTCAGCACAGTCGCCTTCATGTGGAGTTGACTTGGCAATTGCCGGGATGCATCCTACCGGTCCAAGGCCGGTCACCACAAACTTCCTAGCACCTATCAAATAAAGTTTCTGCCAGGATGGAATATGGCATGTTGGTAAATGACATGATCAAACATTAGAGGGGAATTTGATTTCTTTCCATTTTGATTTGCAAATTAAATTACTACATCCATCCAGATTTTAAATGTAAATGAAAATTAAGCAATAGAAAGCTAGATTCCTTGACAAATGCAAAGATTGCAACTTTTTTAGTCTCAACGAGATCACGCTTCAATTGATTAACTCGAGCTAAGCCTCactcaaaacataattttaaatctaactTGGAGGTTGAGTTGGGATCATGggttaattcaaaaaaaataaaaataacattattttttaaaaaaaaatcaaggagtTTTGTCCAAGTTTTTCTTGGATTGACGGTggatgaaattagatttttatccGTATTACACCATATTAATTCTCATTTTTGCTGAAACTCAAGCCAGCCTAGACATGGTCACACGTTCATGGACCACAGGCTTCCTCGCAAACCTATCAACCTTGTCCCATCTAGGCTGAGCCGTACAAAGATAAAATACCCTAACAGCTATGCTAATTACTGTAGCTAAACTGTTACTAAATTGTTATCAAGAACGGTAGCTTTTTCTTAAGGATTACCACTATGTTGTGAAAAATCTGAAATAACATGGAAATAAAAGAAGCCGATGAGCCTTTAATTCAACGAGCTATATGTCCTCCCATCCTAAGAtatcttaaaattaaacttcttttttgtaaaaaaaaaaacccacaaaaagaTTTCCCAAGTTATACAAGATAGAGGTGAGGAAACCAAACCTTGTAAGAGTCGTTGGTGTTAAAATTTACTAATTGAAGACAATGCATTGAAAGAAATGAGTTgaagagaaacaaagaaaaccttCAAGCGTTTGACAAGTTCCTCTGTTAGGAATTTGGCAAAATAATCTGGTGAGAAAAGCTTGTTCATTTTAGATGCGATGTTACGATAATTCATGATGTAGTCATTGGAACCGATGGAGATAAAGAAGATGGATTTGGCCAAATGCACTTTAATGTTCTGCACATCCAACGTCTTTGCAGTAATTTTGAATAAATCTGTCTGGTTGTCCAAGGTCAAGGGGGATCCCTacacaaaaaccaaaagaaacagTTATGTCGAAATAAATTGTTCGGACCATCCAATTTACAGGGCTACAATCCAGATAGTTTTCATTGGCATCTCTtatattcttcttttgattttaataactaTGAAGTGTTTGAATTAGGACCATCTTTATCAGGTTTTATCTACTATCAATGACGAACTACCACCAGATGAAAGGTTGGACTGATATAAGTTCATTCATATCAGTATTAAATCTAAGAATCATCAGATTTGAGTATTTTAAGGTTGAAAaattctactaaaaaaaaagtgttatgtTGAAATGTTGAATATTATTCAGTGGTCTTTTAGAGTGATTTAGTGGTTAGATAGGTGGAGTTTTGATCGTGAATAAATGATAGAATGAACGCTAATCTAAACAACAGATGAGAGGAACCTCAGTTCATGCGTGCACAGTGTAGCCCAGGGTTTAGCAACTTATAATCATGATGCGAATGATGTGGTAATTCTTACCGTAAAAGATCCAGTTTCCGGCAGGATACCAGACGAGGCAGATGCAAAATTCAATCCGGTAGTTGTCGTACGTCTCTCGAGTTCAGAAAGATTCATATAAGGAGGTGCAAAGGGTAAACCAAGAAATCTCGctgcaaagaaaaaagaattgctCATATACCAGAAGGAATAGAAAATGATAAATCCATAAGGGTGTTTCGTTGCAGCTCATTGGTTGGGAGCTGAGATGAGGATTTGTAAAATCGAAATTTAATTCTCGCAGATATGCAAGAATGCCTCTCCCCAATTCTTATAAGCTACCAACTGGGTCAATAAAATCCTGTTTCAACTAGCAATCATCCTGAGCTGTCTACGAGTTTGACTGAGCTTTATCTACCCTACGTCCAAGAAGCATGGGCTCAGGTTCTtcgtcaaaaagaagaaaacaagaaattagTCTTTACCAAAATAGTCAGGCACAGTCAAGCCATTAGTGAAACGTCCGGTTGCAGTATGATTGAAGTCAATGCCATAAGGAAGAGAAATTGCTCTGGCTGTTGTTGAAAGATTATTATTGTTTCCTGCATCTACGGTGGAATCACCGAAGATATACAAGGCTGGAACAAGCTTTGTGTTCTTAGCATTGCCACAGATAGAGAAAAgctgaaagagaaggagaagagataGAGAAACAGAGCACAATATCAGAGCTTTTACCATGGACCTCACccgcattatatatatatatatatatatatatatatatatatatatatattttagtttagaATGAAATATATTACCAAACACCTTTGCAGCAACACAAAAATAATGGCACCAAGGGCTGCAAAAAGAGCCAAAATAAGAACCACGAAGATTGCAAGATGAACCCCCTTCATGATTCTCTTTGCAagcaaccaaaaacaaaatttgtcaTATTGTAATTGTTAAGTTATGCCTTGAAttcagtttttgaaagaaaaaataaaaaacttgtgcCTTAAATTATCACAGCTCCAAGTGCACTTTTAATTCTATGCGTTAATGTTAATAATATCGTTATTCTCCCACACAACTCTCATTCCCGTAATTTAACTgtcttttattatcattataatagGTAAACTGTATTTAAcagttataaataatattatgcaTGAATAAATACAGAGAATGTTAacttaatattgattttaatttgagaGTTACAAAATGGAGCAGTAACTCTACCTCTCAAAGCACCAAATTCTCCACTACAATTAATGTGGTTTTCATATCCAACAGTAATATACCTCAGACTCGAAGAACCATaactttgtttaaaattatcaaaatgaatATATTCCTAAATTTGTTCAGTGAATTGGTACAAACCATGGGGTCTGTATTCGAtcatctttttacttttctcatCATTCTAGCTTTCATCTTCGTGATTGTAGAGAATAGGGTAAGTGTTGTTCATCAATCACGTATATATTATCTCATAAATCTTAACATTTTCCTCGGGAAAGGTCCAATTTAAGTTAATAATGTGCACCTTTATGTTTAATTCACCTTTGATCTCAAAACTTTTTTCCCCTCTCTGCTTGTTTCCGTAAATTTCATTTCTCTGTCATcgtgttgttttttctttttattattattaattagccATAATAGAATTGtgataataattcttttttaaatattttttattttaaaatatattaaaataatttttttttaaatttatttttaatatcaatatatcactTATCTTGCTTTGGAAagagattattaattattttttaaaatatttttaattaaagatatattaaaataatttttttaattttttttaattttatttttaatattaacccatcaaaatgaattaaaaacattcaaaaaaaacatttaaaacacaaaaaaataaaacaaacaggTGATtacaagcttcttttttttttttttgtctcgcTTTCGAAAGAGATTTTCtgatttctatttttgtcaCTGTAGAGATGGAACCTATACAGTACTGTGGGTGTAAACTGGTCAAACAAACACAACACTGCCAGTTATTGATGGCATTAGAAGAAGATGATTGACTCATGCTGCACCTCAAGAAGGGGTTTTTGTGATATTATTACACGTGAACAGACTCccttcttctagtttttttttttaatttaatttaattatgaatccATTCAAAtgtaagattgaaaaaaatgatttgtctTGATACTTTTACCGGAAATATACGAGcaattttttataccaaaacaaagaacaatttGAGTTCGCCATAAGCTGCAACAAGGACAACGGGCTTCTTGAGGTGGACAAGTCTTACAAGTTGGGTAGCTTATAAAGAATGGAAAATCTAGTCTTATTCTCCTTtgtattttacttgaaattgATCCCTTGAGTTTTGTTGCAACCTGAACGTTGGTCTAGCTCACGTACTGCGGCAAagctatttaaattttaaaagcatgGTATTTATCACGTATAGAAGCCGTCAGCCATGAAATGCTTAGGCCGAGACATGCATTTATAAGGTTCAAAACAATCGTGGGAGCTCTGAATTGCATTAAAAAGTGGGTGGGAGATACATACTTCCTTCAACTAGATGAACCATGTCCAGCTAACAGCATTTCTCCCATCCTTTACGATCTTGTTGGCATCACTACTCGAAAACCTGAGATCTCCAGGAAGCTTTCTTGATATCACCGAGTTTAAGGCCTAAACTGGCTCACAGAATTGATGGGGTAAGCTTTGACACAAACAAGCACGCATTATCTTTTTGCGACTTGTACCCCGTTACGAATCTAGATGATGCAGTGACTTTTTCCACTATCTCATTGCAAGACATCGCTAGCAGTGAGCTCTGTTGAGTTCTTGAAGATGAGGAGGCTAGGGAACCTGAGGAGAGAACACAGTTTTAAATCTGAGAATTGTTGGCATAGAGATTAAAAAGCGTTTgtagacaaaataaaataaaatattgaagcaGTCGAGACATCAATATATCAATAAATCGCTTCCCTATTTTGCCATGCATATTTCATATGCAAGTGCTTTTATTCGTTCTTCCCCCCTGACTTCGGCAATATATTCTCATTTCTTTTCCTATATCTTTCTAATCCTTGCATAGTTTCATTCTTGCTCAAAACTTAAAGAGTGATTTCTAAACACCATGCATTTCAGGCAAACTCATTTCATGTGAAGATGACAACAAACagacaaatctaaaatttcaCACACCACTGTCGAAAGCTTAGAATTAGAagcttcaaaaaattaaatgatacgCACAAGGTTGAATCTTTGCCATCAAGTGCCTGATATATTTTCAGGAGCTGCTTCTCAATGCCAAGCGGTATCTCAGATGAGCTACAACTTATGAGCTACAACTTACAAGTATCCTTTCATGATTCACTGATTAACTCCAATGCTTGCAAGCATGCAACAAAATTTTGTGTCATTCAAACCTAGGATTGGAGGTGGgtgttaaaagaaaagaatttgttGTATATTCACTTGCAGGATAAATATAGAAATACATCAGGAAAAGAGAATTCAGAAACATAAAGTCGAATATTTTCTTACCACAGATGTTTCAGATGGAAAGGTCACAGATTTCAGAACCAACTTGTAAGTTCAGTAAAACCCAGAAAGATCATCACCGAGAAATGTTAACcaacttgtttattttcaatGTGCATATTGTCCTCAGCTTTTGTAATTATCCATGgttcacaaacaaacaaaattgatGAATGTCAAAGACAGCCTTCTTCCAGCTGCTCTGAACAGGAAGACAGAAATCAATCAAACGTGCATAGATACATGAAAATGCCGATTCTTACACTTCATTGCATAAAAACAtactcaaaaaagaaagaaaaagctgaaaatatatcaaaactagAAAGAAATATGTCAGCATTTTTGTGATTGCCAGTTACGGCTTCATTCTATTCTGACTAAAGCGATTACTGAGAAAACTTGATTGTTCTAATACCTTCATGCACCTTCAAGTTTCTTTATGAGTTCTCCACAAAATAGTCACTTAAAATTGGCACTGGCACTGTAATGA includes:
- the LOC7489399 gene encoding GDSL esterase/lipase At1g71691; amino-acid sequence: MNLSELERRTTTTGLNFASASSGILPETGSFTGSPLTLDNQTDLFKITAKTLDVQNIKVHLAKSIFFISIGSNDYIMNYRNIASKMNKLFSPDYFAKFLTEELVKRLKKLYLIGARKFVVTGLGPVGCIPAIAKSTPHEGDCAESFNQALLSYNKELFMKLSKLQSQLYGSFFVHTDTFKFLHELKENKEKYGITDTQNACWDGKHDPCAVRDRYIYFDSAHPSQITNSIFAGRCFNESSICTPMNVMQLVSA